CAATCCCCAGCCACGACTAGCTGAGACACCCTCCGGCGTACTCAACTCAATCGGGTTGCAGAACATAGGAGTTGAGGCACTGATTAGGGAAAAGGCACCACTCTGGGCAGACTGGCAGGTGCCCGTCATCGTCAATATCGCCGGTGAGACTATCGAGGAGTACGCGCAGTTGGCCGCCCGGTTGGACAAGGTAGCCGGAGTCAGCGGTGTCGAGGTGAACATCAGTTGCCCCAACGCAGCTGCCGGTGGTGCCGAGTTCGGCATCTATCCCGGTCCCGCCGCAGCAGTGACCGCAGCCGTCAGGAAAGCAACTTCTCTGCCCGTCATGGTAAAGCTCACCCCTAATACCGGTGACATCGTGGGGGTGGCCGTCGCCGTGGCCGAAGCCGGTGCCGATGCCGTCTCGCTGATAAACACTATCAAGGGCATGGTGGTAGATACCGTAAAGAGGCAGCCCCTGCTGGGCAACGTCTTCGGAGGGCTGTCCGGCCCGGCAATCAAGCCAGTGGCGCTCTACATGGTCTACCAGGTGGCCGGAGCGGTGGATGTGCCGGTGGTAGGATACGGCGGGATTACGTCTGCCGCCGACGCCATCGAGTTTATCATGGCGGGTGCCAGCGCCGTGCAGGTAGGCACTGCCAGCCTGACCAGCC
This portion of the Dehalococcoidales bacterium genome encodes:
- a CDS encoding dihydroorotate dehydrogenase, with the translated sequence MNLAVQLAPQNKKGLLLANPVMNASGTFGYGTEYSHLLDIRRLGAIVCKGTTLKPREGNPQPRLAETPSGVLNSIGLQNIGVEALIREKAPLWADWQVPVIVNIAGETIEEYAQLAARLDKVAGVSGVEVNISCPNAAAGGAEFGIYPGPAAAVTAAVRKATSLPVMVKLTPNTGDIVGVAVAVAEAGADAVSLINTIKGMVVDTVKRQPLLGNVFGGLSGPAIKPVALYMVYQVAGAVDVPVVGYGGITSAADAIEFIMAGASAVQVGTASLTSPRAPLDVLEGIEKYMRDEGIEDIRELIGAARKP